A part of Trichocoleus sp. FACHB-46 genomic DNA contains:
- a CDS encoding tandem-95 repeat protein: MTLSISDLFEESYYLFNNPDVAEAVRQGFFSSGFEHFIQFGQFELSSSPSRAPSPLYDERHYLTNNPDIAAAVQAGVFRSGFQHFIQFGQSELGQNPGSVEAPSSRSPSPIFNEAFYQANNTDVTSGVQGGQFSSGYEHFVRFGQFETDTVGTRDPSLLYNEQFYLAHNTDVANAVTSGFFESGFRHYILFGRREGRAAINTPPVANGDSFTANEDSVTITPILVANDGDRDGDALAIAGFTLPANGTLVDNRDGTFTYTPSPNFSGTDFFTYTVSDGFGGVASSTVTLTVNPVNDVPTAGNDTATGNEDTPLILSFANLLINDSDGDGDTLLVTGVGRQPTNGTITSNNGAFTYNPTARFFGTDSFTYLVSDGKGGTATATVNLTVNLVNLDPVANNDALTINEDTPGTVNPLANDSDPDGNPLTLVSFGQPSKGSVTNSNGTLTYTPNANTSGNDSFTYVVSDGRTGTATATVNITVNSIQDAPIAGDDAFTTNEDTPFPFRFTDLTRNDTDPDGDQIFLNGFTQPSRGSVVGNGDGTFTYNPGPNFNGTDSFTYRIQDSAGGSATATVRLIVNSINDVPVATNDAVSATEDTAFAISTANLLANDSDADGDPKIITGFSQAGNGRVVDNGNGFLTYTPSPNYSGTDSFSYTITDGKGGNTSATVNLTVAPVNDGPPVPVSDAFTTNEDTAVLISGAALLNNDSDPDPGDLLSITSVGLPSRGSLTNNNGTFTYTPNANVNGTDSFTYVVSDGNGGTALGVVNLTINSVNDGPPVANADSVTTDEDTASASFNVLANDTDTEGDLITLLSNTQPTNGSLTSTGDGTFVYTPRANFNGSDSFSYTISDGNGGVASTTVRIIVNSVQDPLVANNDAITTNEDAQLSFGSNLLTANDNDGDGDPFSINTFSQPTQGSLSRNGAGTFTYTPNANFNGSDSFTYTIRDNANGGTASATVNIVVNSTNDAPIAGNDAIAVNEDTQTLITIDPTLLGNDSDPDGDIPFITSFAQPGRGSLVDQGDGTYLYTPNTNISGTDSFTYTISDGRGGTANGVVNLTIGPVNDAPTARDDAYTVNEDTRLSITATNGVLRNDTDIDGDRLIVSVSDTNSAQGGTVVVNNNGSFTYQAPTDFSGTDSFTYTVADPSGAISSATVIMTVNPINDRPTATPDAVTTNEEEAITIDLTDNASDVDGDVLTFATATNPRNGAVTNNGDGTFNYTPNVNFSGSDSFAYTVNDGRGGTATSTVSITVANVNDIPVGRNDSFTTTEDPGSVTIPNVLANDTDVDRDPLSVSSNTDPTNGTVVNNGNGTFSYTPTTNFSGTDSFTYVVDDLKGGTAEATVLLTVTPVNDRPVATNEDVSTGEETAIAINLLDNASDVDGDSLAFSVGTNPRNGSVVNNNNGVFTYTPRLNFFGSDSFTYRVNDGRGGTALATVNITVEDVNDAPVARNDRFTGNEDTAFTFNVIANDTDLERDPLNVAEFTEVANGTLTPNADGTFTYQANENFNGSDSFTYVIDDGRGGTATATVNLTIRPGNDAPTAISDDLVTNEDTLGTINVLANDSDVDNDTFGVLTFTQAGRGTVRNLGNGNFSYQPLTNFNGSDSFTYTIRDSRGATATSTVNVTVDSVNDAPIARNDTLTINEDAAATPINILVNDTDADGDALTVINFTETTKGTLLVDNGTFSYQPNPNANGSDSFTYVIDDGQGGSASATVNIVIRSLNDAPLAVNDELTLDEDTLGRINVIANDTDADSTFSVLSFTQAGRGTVRNLGNGNFSYQPLTNFNGSDSFTYTVRDAAGATATATVSVGVNSINDAPIARNDSQTINEDNAAILINVIANDTDVDRDPLTIVSFTDATRGTLTDNANGTFTYQPSPNANGSDSFTYIVDDGQGGSASATVNIVIRSLNDAPLAVNDSLTLDEDTTGSINVIANDTDADSTFSVLSFTQAGRGTVRNLGNGNFSYQPLTNFNGSDSFTYTVRDAAGATATATVSVGVNSINDAPIARNDSQTINEDNAAILINVIANDTDVDRDPLTIVSFTDATRGTLTDNANGTFTYQPSPNANGSDSFTYIVDDGQGGSASATVNIVIRSLNDAPLAVNDSLTLDEDTTGSINVIANDTDADSTFSVLSFTQAGRGTVRNLGNGNFSYQPLTNFNGSDSFTYTVRDAAGATATATVSVGVNSINDAPIARNDTLSLNEDAAATPINILANDTDADGDTLTVISFTETTKGALTFNNGAFSYQPSPNANGSDSFTYVVDDGNGGSASATVTINIASVNDLPVAVNDVLTVNEDASGTINVITNDTDADGDPITLFNFGPASRGVVRNNNGTITYTPNPNANGTDSFTYSITDGRGGTSTGTVNVTINPVNDAPLAGNDSVTTNEDTPATFNVFTNDTDADGDSLIVINFTDPGKGSITSAGNGSFTYTPNANANGSDSFTYVVNDANGGTAAATVNITISPVNDLPIAVNDAVTTNEDAAVTVNVLANDTDVDGDFLTIAGSTQGSNGAVTDNGDGTFNYNPNPNFSGTDSFTYTVSDGRGGSATATVNVAIAPVNDLPITSTDYFVVGEGASRTLSDTNLLANDFDDDDLQSSLRIVGLASSPVNGTITRGNGGFNYTPRSGFNGNDSFSYIVRDPQGGTATGTVNLVVARNLDSPFIFSKSSDNNIENSTTIPHATVSATGDGTFDYYSFTAGGPTAILDIDFGVKATGSIDTQLFLFDQTGALVVQNDNASTSNGGLGSASGADAYIKATNLTANQVYIVGVSQSGAGFSGGQLFGNPPNPGQTYTLQVSVEGHPFV, from the coding sequence ATGACCCTGAGTATCAGCGACCTGTTCGAGGAGAGTTATTACCTCTTCAACAATCCAGATGTCGCAGAAGCCGTTCGCCAAGGATTTTTTAGCAGTGGTTTTGAGCACTTCATTCAGTTTGGCCAGTTTGAGTTAAGTAGCAGCCCTAGTCGTGCTCCTAGTCCTCTCTATGACGAACGTCATTATCTGACCAACAATCCAGATATTGCAGCAGCTGTCCAAGCAGGAGTGTTTAGGAGTGGGTTTCAGCACTTCATTCAGTTTGGGCAATCTGAGTTGGGCCAAAATCCTGGATCAGTAGAAGCTCCCTCCTCGCGCTCTCCCAGCCCTATATTTAATGAGGCTTTCTACCAAGCCAATAACACAGATGTCACCTCAGGGGTTCAAGGCGGGCAATTCAGTAGTGGATACGAACATTTTGTTCGCTTCGGTCAGTTCGAGACTGATACAGTTGGAACCCGCGATCCTAGTCTTCTCTACAACGAGCAGTTCTATTTAGCCCACAACACAGATGTAGCCAATGCGGTTACAAGTGGATTTTTTGAGAGTGGTTTCCGGCATTACATCCTATTTGGTCGGCGAGAAGGTCGCGCTGCTATTAATACGCCGCCAGTTGCTAATGGGGATAGTTTTACTGCAAACGAAGATAGTGTCACGATCACGCCTATCCTGGTAGCAAACGATGGCGATCGCGATGGAGACGCACTTGCGATCGCAGGTTTCACGCTCCCTGCTAATGGGACATTGGTTGACAACCGAGATGGCACATTTACCTACACTCCTAGCCCCAACTTCAGCGGCACTGATTTCTTTACCTACACGGTTAGTGATGGTTTTGGTGGAGTAGCGAGCAGTACAGTCACCCTCACAGTCAATCCAGTCAATGATGTTCCTACTGCTGGAAACGATACTGCCACAGGGAATGAAGATACACCTCTTATTCTTAGCTTTGCTAACTTACTCATCAATGACAGTGATGGGGATGGGGATACTCTCTTAGTAACAGGGGTCGGTCGTCAGCCTACTAACGGCACGATCACTAGTAACAATGGTGCTTTTACTTACAACCCTACAGCAAGATTTTTTGGTACTGATAGCTTTACCTATCTCGTTAGTGATGGGAAAGGAGGAACCGCCACTGCCACCGTTAACTTAACCGTTAACTTAGTTAACCTAGACCCAGTCGCGAACAATGATGCGCTGACGATCAACGAAGATACGCCGGGCACAGTCAATCCCTTGGCCAATGACAGTGACCCAGATGGTAATCCACTGACCCTGGTTAGTTTTGGTCAACCTAGCAAAGGTAGTGTTACCAACAGCAACGGCACCTTAACTTACACACCAAACGCTAATACTAGCGGTAATGATAGCTTTACTTATGTCGTTAGCGATGGGCGCACAGGCACAGCGACTGCAACAGTCAACATTACTGTCAACTCAATTCAAGACGCACCGATCGCTGGTGACGACGCGTTTACCACGAATGAAGACACACCATTCCCATTCAGGTTTACTGACTTAACCAGGAATGATACTGATCCAGATGGCGATCAAATCTTCCTAAACGGCTTTACTCAACCTAGCCGAGGCAGCGTCGTTGGCAATGGGGATGGAACCTTCACTTACAACCCTGGACCTAACTTTAACGGCACCGATAGCTTTACTTACAGGATTCAGGATAGTGCAGGTGGCAGTGCAACCGCCACCGTTAGGCTAATCGTTAATTCCATTAACGACGTCCCTGTAGCAACCAATGATGCTGTTAGTGCGACTGAAGATACGGCATTCGCCATTAGCACTGCTAATTTATTAGCGAATGATTCCGATGCCGATGGAGATCCCAAGATCATTACTGGATTTTCGCAAGCAGGGAATGGTCGAGTTGTTGACAACGGCAATGGATTCCTGACCTATACGCCTAGCCCCAATTACAGTGGTACAGATAGCTTTAGTTACACCATCACCGACGGCAAAGGTGGTAATACTTCTGCCACAGTCAACCTTACAGTTGCTCCAGTTAATGATGGACCTCCCGTACCTGTTAGTGACGCCTTTACCACGAACGAAGACACAGCAGTTCTGATCAGCGGTGCGGCTCTTTTAAATAATGACAGCGATCCAGATCCAGGTGATCTTCTTTCCATTACGAGCGTAGGTTTGCCCTCTAGGGGTTCGTTAACCAACAATAACGGCACCTTTACCTACACACCGAACGCCAATGTCAACGGCACGGATAGCTTTACCTACGTTGTCAGCGACGGCAACGGTGGTACTGCCTTGGGAGTCGTTAATCTGACCATTAATTCAGTTAACGATGGACCTCCGGTTGCTAATGCTGATAGTGTCACGACGGATGAAGATACGGCTAGCGCTAGCTTCAACGTACTTGCCAATGACACTGATACTGAGGGTGACCTGATTACGCTGCTTAGCAACACGCAGCCAACCAACGGATCACTGACTAGTACAGGTGATGGCACGTTTGTTTATACGCCCAGGGCTAACTTCAATGGCTCCGATAGCTTCAGCTACACCATCAGTGATGGCAATGGTGGCGTAGCTTCAACGACTGTTCGCATCATCGTCAACTCTGTTCAAGATCCTCTGGTTGCTAATAACGATGCGATCACAACTAATGAGGATGCACAACTCAGTTTTGGCAGTAATCTTCTTACGGCGAATGACAATGATGGTGACGGCGATCCGTTTAGCATCAATACGTTTAGCCAACCTACCCAAGGCAGTCTAAGCCGTAATGGCGCTGGCACCTTCACATACACGCCTAATGCCAACTTTAACGGTAGTGATAGCTTTACCTACACAATTAGAGATAACGCTAACGGCGGCACAGCTAGCGCAACGGTTAACATTGTTGTCAATTCGACTAATGATGCTCCCATTGCGGGCAACGATGCGATCGCTGTCAATGAAGACACTCAAACTCTGATCACGATTGATCCGACGTTGCTCGGTAATGATTCTGATCCAGACGGGGACATCCCGTTTATTACCAGCTTTGCTCAACCAGGCCGGGGCTCACTGGTAGATCAAGGAGATGGCACCTATCTCTACACACCAAACACCAACATCAGTGGAACAGATAGCTTTACCTACACGATTAGTGATGGTCGAGGTGGTACTGCAAACGGCGTTGTCAATCTTACGATCGGGCCCGTTAACGATGCTCCTACAGCGCGGGATGACGCCTACACCGTTAATGAAGACACTCGGCTCTCGATCACTGCTACGAATGGGGTACTAAGAAACGACACTGATATTGATGGCGATCGCCTGATTGTTAGCGTTTCTGACACTAACAGCGCCCAAGGTGGAACTGTCGTTGTCAATAACAATGGCAGCTTCACTTACCAGGCTCCCACTGACTTTAGTGGGACAGATAGCTTTACCTATACCGTTGCTGATCCAAGCGGTGCCATCAGTTCAGCTACGGTCATCATGACGGTCAACCCAATTAATGATCGGCCTACAGCAACGCCTGATGCAGTTACCACGAATGAGGAAGAAGCAATCACAATTGACCTCACTGATAATGCCAGTGATGTTGATGGGGATGTTCTCACGTTTGCTACTGCAACCAATCCTAGAAATGGAGCGGTTACCAACAACGGTGATGGAACTTTTAACTACACACCAAATGTTAACTTCTCTGGCAGTGATAGCTTCGCCTACACAGTTAACGACGGTAGGGGAGGAACGGCCACTTCTACAGTTTCAATTACTGTTGCTAACGTCAATGACATACCAGTAGGCCGCAACGATAGCTTTACAACTACCGAAGACCCAGGCAGCGTCACGATTCCAAATGTATTAGCCAACGACACTGACGTTGATCGTGACCCCCTCTCCGTGTCAAGCAACACTGACCCAACTAACGGCACTGTTGTTAATAACGGTAATGGCACGTTCTCGTACACACCAACTACTAACTTTAGCGGCACTGACAGCTTCACTTATGTAGTTGATGATCTTAAAGGGGGTACAGCTGAAGCGACGGTTCTGCTAACAGTCACACCTGTTAATGATCGGCCTGTCGCAACGAATGAAGATGTCAGCACCGGTGAAGAAACCGCGATCGCCATTAACCTGCTAGATAATGCCAGCGATGTCGATGGTGACTCACTAGCATTCTCTGTAGGGACTAATCCTAGAAATGGTAGCGTTGTCAACAACAACAACGGCGTCTTTACTTACACACCAAGGCTCAACTTCTTCGGCAGCGATAGCTTTACCTACCGAGTCAATGACGGCAGAGGCGGCACCGCTCTAGCCACCGTTAACATTACCGTAGAGGACGTCAACGACGCACCAGTTGCTAGAAATGACAGGTTCACAGGTAATGAAGACACAGCGTTCACCTTTAATGTGATAGCTAACGACACTGACCTTGAACGTGATCCGCTCAATGTAGCTGAGTTTACTGAAGTTGCCAATGGTACCCTGACACCCAATGCTGATGGCACCTTCACTTATCAAGCCAATGAAAACTTCAATGGCTCTGATAGCTTCACCTATGTCATTGATGATGGTCGCGGAGGCACAGCCACAGCAACTGTCAATCTCACCATTCGGCCTGGCAATGACGCTCCAACAGCCATTAGTGATGACCTAGTTACCAACGAAGACACCCTAGGCACCATCAACGTCCTAGCTAATGATAGCGACGTTGATAACGATACATTTGGTGTTCTCACCTTTACTCAAGCGGGCCGTGGCACGGTGAGAAACCTCGGCAATGGTAACTTCTCCTACCAACCACTGACTAACTTCAACGGCTCTGACAGCTTCACCTACACCATTCGTGATAGCAGAGGCGCTACTGCCACAAGCACAGTGAATGTCACTGTCGACTCGGTTAACGATGCTCCCATTGCCCGCAATGACACCCTGACGATTAACGAAGACGCTGCGGCTACTCCTATCAACATCCTGGTCAATGACACCGATGCTGATGGGGACGCGCTGACTGTGATTAATTTCACAGAGACCACCAAGGGGACGCTACTCGTCGACAATGGTACCTTCAGCTACCAGCCGAATCCCAATGCTAACGGCTCTGACAGCTTTACCTACGTCATCGATGATGGGCAAGGTGGCTCTGCGAGTGCCACGGTCAACATCGTCATTCGTTCCCTCAATGACGCTCCTCTGGCCGTCAATGATGAGCTAACCCTAGACGAAGACACCCTAGGCAGAATCAACGTCATTGCCAATGACACGGATGCTGACAGCACCTTTAGCGTCCTCAGCTTCACTCAAGCGGGTCGCGGTACGGTGAGGAACCTCGGCAACGGTAACTTCTCCTACCAACCGCTGACCAACTTCAACGGTTCTGACAGCTTCACCTACACCGTTCGTGATGCTGCTGGTGCCACTGCCACGGCCACGGTCAGTGTCGGAGTCAACTCGATTAACGATGCTCCCATTGCTCGCAATGACAGTCAGACGATCAACGAGGACAACGCAGCGATTCTCATCAACGTCATTGCCAATGACACCGATGTAGACCGCGACCCCCTCACCATCGTCAGCTTCACAGATGCCACCCGAGGAACGCTCACCGACAACGCCAACGGCACCTTCACCTATCAGCCGAGTCCGAATGCCAACGGCAGCGACAGCTTCACCTACATCGTTGATGATGGTCAAGGCGGCTCTGCTTCTGCCACGGTCAACATCGTCATTCGCTCCCTCAATGACGCTCCGCTCGCGGTGAACGACAGCTTGACGCTGGACGAGGATACGACGGGTAGCATCAACGTCATTGCCAATGACACGGATGCTGACAGCACCTTTAGCGTCCTCAGCTTCACTCAAGCGGGTCGCGGTACGGTGAGGAACCTCGGCAACGGTAACTTCTCCTACCAACCGCTGACCAACTTCAACGGTTCTGACAGCTTCACCTACACCGTTCGTGATGCTGCTGGTGCCACTGCCACGGCCACGGTCAGTGTCGGAGTCAACTCGATTAACGATGCTCCCATTGCTCGCAATGACAGTCAGACGATCAACGAGGACAACGCAGCGATTCTCATCAACGTCATTGCCAATGACACCGATGTAGACCGCGACCCCCTCACCATCGTCAGCTTCACAGATGCCACCCGAGGAACGCTCACCGACAACGCCAACGGCACCTTCACCTATCAGCCGAGTCCGAATGCCAACGGCAGCGACAGCTTCACCTACATCGTTGATGATGGTCAAGGCGGCTCTGCTTCTGCCACGGTCAACATCGTCATTCGCTCCCTCAATGATGCTCCGCTCGCGGTGAACGACAGCTTGACGCTGGACGAAGATACGACGGGTAGCATCAACGTCATTGCCAATGACACGGATGCCGACAGCACCTTTAGCGTCCTCAGCTTCACTCAAGCGGGTCGCGGTACGGTGAGAAACCTCGGCAACGGCAACTTCTCCTACCAACCGCTGACCAACTTCAACGGCTCTGACAGCTTCACCTACACTGTTCGTGATGCTGCTGGTGCCACTGCCACTGCCACGGTCAGTGTTGGGGTTAACTCGATTAACGATGCTCCCATTGCTCGCAATGACACCCTCAGCCTCAATGAAGATGCTGCGGCTACTCCTATCAATATCCTGGCCAATGACACGGATGCTGATGGGGATACACTAACGGTGATTAGCTTCACGGAGACCACCAAGGGAGCATTGACGTTCAACAACGGCGCCTTCAGCTATCAGCCGAGCCCGAATGCTAACGGCAGCGACAGCTTCACCTACGTCGTTGATGATGGCAATGGTGGCTCTGCCAGTGCAACGGTCACGATCAACATCGCCTCTGTCAACGATTTACCAGTGGCTGTCAACGATGTCTTGACCGTCAATGAGGATGCTTCTGGCACGATCAATGTCATTACCAATGACACGGATGCTGACGGTGACCCAATCACGCTGTTCAATTTTGGTCCAGCTAGTCGGGGTGTGGTGCGCAATAACAACGGCACCATTACATACACACCAAATCCCAATGCTAACGGTACAGATAGCTTTACCTACAGCATTACAGATGGCAGAGGTGGCACATCAACCGGTACTGTGAATGTCACGATTAATCCTGTGAATGACGCTCCGCTCGCGGGCAACGACAGTGTGACCACTAATGAGGACACCCCGGCGACATTTAATGTGTTTACTAATGACACTGATGCCGATGGTGATTCGCTCATTGTGATTAACTTCACTGACCCTGGTAAGGGGAGTATCACAAGTGCAGGGAATGGCAGTTTCACTTACACTCCGAATGCCAATGCCAACGGCTCTGATAGCTTCACTTATGTGGTGAATGATGCCAACGGTGGTACTGCGGCGGCTACGGTCAACATCACTATTAGCCCAGTTAACGATCTACCGATCGCGGTGAACGATGCTGTTACGACTAATGAGGATGCGGCTGTCACCGTTAACGTATTGGCAAACGACACGGATGTAGACGGTGATTTCCTCACGATCGCTGGTTCTACACAGGGCAGCAACGGCGCTGTTACTGACAACGGCGATGGCACCTTTAACTACAATCCCAATCCCAACTTCAGTGGCACAGATAGCTTCACCTACACGGTCTCGGATGGTCGTGGTGGCTCGGCGACTGCTACAGTCAATGTCGCGATCGCGCCTGTGAATGACTTGCCGATTACGAGTACTGACTACTTTGTAGTGGGAGAAGGTGCGTCGCGTACGCTCAGCGATACGAATCTCCTAGCTAATGACTTTGATGATGATGATCTACAAAGCAGCTTGAGGATTGTTGGTCTCGCTAGCTCACCTGTGAACGGCACTATCACTCGTGGGAATGGTGGGTTCAATTACACACCAAGGTCAGGCTTCAATGGCAACGATAGCTTTAGCTACATCGTTCGCGATCCTCAGGGTGGTACTGCTACGGGTACTGTCAATCTTGTGGTAGCTCGCAATCTAGATAGCCCGTTCATCTTCTCGAAGAGTTCCGATAACAATATCGAGAATTCGACGACGATTCCTCACGCAACTGTCTCTGCTACAGGAGATGGGACATTTGATTACTACTCATTTACAGCAGGAGGTCCGACCGCGATTCTGGACATTGACTTTGGTGTGAAAGCAACAGGGTCAATCGATACGCAACTCTTCCTCTTTGATCAGACAGGAGCTTTAGTAGTACAGAATGACAATGCGTCAACCAGTAATGGTGGCCTTGGTAGTGCCTCTGGAGCCGATGCTTACATCAAAGCAACTAACCTGACTGCGAACCAAGTCTACATTGTGGGGGTTAGCCAATCTGGAGCTGGCTTCTCTGGTGGTCAGTTATTTGGTAATCCACCAAATCCTGGGCAAACTTATACCCTGCAAGTTTCTGTTGAAGGTCATCCGTTTGTCTAA
- a CDS encoding DUF3598 family protein — protein sequence MKSQWECLLENLGEWQGSFIQLGSDGEVLANTPTLVAFEGINDNQTMRQLVRRFLPSQDASGKPEIQDKILEYSSLNRGTLFFENGAFSQGSMQFGPFADFGAELGLIAGDRRLRLVQLFNRDGNFHQLTLIRETRTGTEVFERPLLRLPDLLGEWQGEAVTIYPDWRSPDTYPTRLKLHQESPERLVQQLTFGIGNAARTITSTARIDGSILHFDQSAQAVRVLLLPNGASSNCPQHLKVGQPFVLEVGWLIEPDLRQRMVRRYDAQGGWSSLTLVTEQKILAAN from the coding sequence ATGAAGTCTCAGTGGGAGTGCTTGCTAGAAAATCTAGGGGAGTGGCAGGGATCATTTATCCAGCTTGGGTCTGACGGAGAAGTCTTAGCGAATACGCCTACCCTGGTTGCCTTTGAAGGGATTAATGATAATCAAACGATGCGGCAATTGGTGCGCCGCTTTCTGCCAAGTCAAGACGCTTCTGGAAAGCCAGAAATCCAGGACAAGATTTTAGAATACAGCTCTCTTAACCGTGGGACTCTCTTCTTTGAAAATGGTGCTTTCTCGCAAGGCTCCATGCAGTTCGGGCCGTTTGCTGACTTTGGTGCCGAGTTAGGTCTAATTGCTGGAGACCGACGATTACGTTTGGTGCAGTTATTTAACCGAGATGGAAATTTCCACCAGTTGACCCTGATTCGAGAAACCCGAACTGGAACGGAAGTGTTTGAGCGGCCTCTGCTACGGTTGCCTGACTTGTTGGGGGAATGGCAGGGAGAGGCTGTAACCATTTATCCGGATTGGCGATCGCCTGATACCTATCCCACTCGCTTAAAGCTGCATCAAGAGAGTCCTGAGCGACTAGTACAGCAATTAACTTTTGGAATAGGGAATGCAGCTCGGACCATCACTTCAACAGCAAGGATTGATGGGTCTATCCTTCATTTTGACCAAAGTGCTCAGGCAGTACGGGTTTTGTTGTTACCCAATGGGGCTTCTTCTAATTGTCCTCAGCATCTGAAAGTAGGGCAGCCGTTTGTCCTAGAGGTTGGCTGGTTAATTGAGCCTGATTTGCGTCAACGCATGGTCCGCCGCTACGATGCCCAGGGAGGTTGGAGCAGCCTCACCCTAGTGACCGAGCAGAAAATTTTGGCTGCCAACTGA
- a CDS encoding permease-like cell division protein FtsX has translation MFRFLTKLDYLLRETLLGLRRGGWMNWAAVSTVTVLLFLFGISLQASWQLEGLLGQFGSQLEVSVYLNTGVEATTLEPIVEALPEVIAVKAITKEEAWAALVKEMGISDIAGATQQLNGNPLVDELKVKARTSEGVPTLAEQLRKLQGVEEVRYVDEAVKRIAQLNQGLNWISFTITSVLTLTAIAVITTTIRLIVMARRREIEIMQLVGATTAWIYLPFILQGITFGIAGAVVAWGLISAVQHFLGNLLAQQPDLIQFLTDGVQLSPIKLLLLPLVLLSFGGLVGLMGSLFAVRRFAVR, from the coding sequence GTGTTTCGATTTCTAACGAAGTTGGACTATTTATTGCGAGAGACACTGCTTGGCCTTCGTCGGGGAGGGTGGATGAACTGGGCTGCGGTCAGCACTGTAACTGTGTTGCTCTTCCTGTTTGGCATTAGCTTACAAGCTTCTTGGCAACTGGAAGGCCTGTTGGGTCAGTTTGGTAGCCAGTTAGAGGTGTCGGTTTACCTGAATACAGGGGTGGAGGCAACAACACTGGAACCTATTGTGGAAGCACTGCCAGAAGTAATTGCTGTAAAAGCAATTACTAAAGAGGAGGCTTGGGCCGCGTTAGTCAAAGAAATGGGAATCTCAGACATTGCGGGCGCAACGCAGCAGTTAAACGGCAATCCCCTTGTAGATGAACTCAAGGTGAAAGCCCGCACCTCTGAGGGCGTACCAACTTTAGCCGAGCAATTGAGAAAATTGCAAGGTGTTGAAGAAGTTCGATACGTGGATGAAGCCGTTAAGCGTATTGCTCAACTCAATCAGGGATTGAATTGGATTAGCTTCACGATTACAAGCGTATTAACACTGACTGCGATCGCCGTAATTACAACCACGATCCGCCTAATTGTGATGGCAAGGCGCCGGGAGATCGAAATCATGCAGTTGGTGGGAGCCACTACAGCCTGGATTTATCTACCCTTTATCTTGCAAGGGATTACTTTTGGCATTGCTGGTGCAGTTGTGGCTTGGGGTTTGATTAGCGCTGTCCAGCATTTCCTCGGAAACCTGTTAGCACAACAACCCGACCTGATCCAGTTTCTAACAGATGGCGTACAACTCAGCCCTATTAAGCTGCTCTTATTGCCGTTAGTCCTCCTCAGCTTCGGCGGGTTAGTCGGTCTCATGGGTAGTTTATTTGCGGTGCGTCGCTTTGCCGTTCGCTAA